Proteins from a genomic interval of Asticcacaulis sp. AND118:
- the glp gene encoding gephyrin-like molybdotransferase Glp, translating into MKKGIPVDEAVAFMREAAPAPQPRKVALSKALGRVLTEPVVATRDQPPFDASAMDGYAICKSLTDPVAQGSPLTLIGESAAGKRFDGRVEWGQCVRIYTGAPVPDGAKAVVIQENVRVTDMGVFIEPDGWNDPKTHIRPKGQDFKAGHELLEAGVRLDPWRLSLAAAAGQKSLKVARRPRISILSTGDELVAPGSEPREDQIFESGSFALMAMCRQWGAKASFIGVESDDLDVIHDALKDTEANLIVTIGGASVGDYDLVKPALERLGLVIDFASINIRPGKPTWTGVLEDGRRVLGLPGNPASSMVCAQLFLKPWIEAALGQSARDTALSLPAAVDISANGPRETWLRGRIVTDGEGRPALRPFADQDSSLIAVFAQSDVLIRRLPNAPATRAGDLCAYLPLERY; encoded by the coding sequence ATGAAAAAAGGCATCCCCGTTGATGAAGCCGTCGCCTTCATGCGTGAGGCCGCACCCGCGCCTCAGCCGCGCAAGGTGGCGTTGTCGAAGGCGCTGGGCCGCGTCCTGACCGAGCCGGTCGTGGCCACCCGCGATCAGCCGCCCTTCGACGCCTCGGCCATGGACGGCTACGCCATCTGCAAGTCGCTGACAGACCCCGTGGCGCAAGGGTCTCCGCTGACGCTGATCGGTGAAAGCGCGGCGGGCAAGCGCTTCGACGGTCGCGTCGAATGGGGTCAGTGCGTGCGCATCTATACCGGAGCACCGGTGCCGGACGGGGCCAAGGCCGTGGTCATTCAGGAAAATGTCCGCGTCACGGACATGGGCGTCTTTATCGAGCCCGACGGCTGGAACGACCCCAAGACGCACATCCGCCCCAAGGGGCAGGACTTCAAGGCCGGGCACGAACTCTTAGAAGCCGGGGTGCGGCTCGATCCGTGGCGGCTGTCGCTGGCGGCGGCGGCGGGCCAGAAATCGCTGAAGGTGGCGCGCCGTCCGCGCATCAGTATTCTGTCGACCGGCGACGAACTGGTCGCGCCGGGAAGCGAGCCGCGCGAGGATCAGATTTTCGAGTCCGGCTCCTTCGCCCTGATGGCCATGTGCCGCCAATGGGGCGCCAAGGCCAGCTTCATCGGCGTCGAAAGCGACGATCTCGATGTCATTCACGACGCACTGAAAGACACCGAGGCCAACCTGATCGTCACGATCGGCGGGGCCAGCGTCGGCGACTACGATCTGGTCAAACCGGCGCTGGAGCGGCTGGGGCTGGTCATCGACTTCGCCAGCATCAATATCCGTCCGGGCAAGCCGACCTGGACCGGTGTGCTTGAGGATGGCCGTCGCGTGCTGGGCCTGCCCGGCAATCCGGCATCCAGCATGGTCTGCGCGCAACTGTTCCTCAAGCCGTGGATCGAGGCCGCTTTGGGCCAATCCGCACGCGACACGGCCCTGAGCCTGCCCGCCGCCGTGGATATTTCCGCTAACGGGCCGCGCGAAACCTGGCTGCGCGGGCGCATTGTGACGGATGGCGAGGGTCGCCCGGCCCTGCGTCCCTTTGCCGATCAGGATTCCTCGCTGATCGCCGTCTTTGCCCAGAGCGACGTGCTGATCCGCCGCCTGCCGAACGCACCGGCGACCAGGGCGGGCGACCTGTGCGCCTATCTGCCGCTGGAGCGATATTAG
- a CDS encoding Fic family protein, whose translation MFVHSLVGTENNPIYQQLAAENLDRQYSFLRSIVRASIDARHPLLSNQILKALNYHAITCLHPSAGEFRPCEVRVGNHLPPPWWEVPAHMQMFTNEVNFMWNSSGPIGLAAYVLWKLNYIHPFINGNGRTARVACHYVICAKAGGWLPGTPILPELITANRPEYYAGLRVADQSLAATGNVDLAPLHALLQRLLSEQLASAEAGPSPDVSEEPLPGGA comes from the coding sequence ATGTTTGTTCACTCACTCGTTGGCACTGAAAACAATCCAATCTATCAGCAGCTAGCGGCTGAAAACCTCGACCGCCAATATAGCTTTCTTCGATCCATCGTTAGAGCGTCGATTGATGCTAGGCACCCATTGCTTTCAAATCAGATTTTGAAAGCATTAAATTATCACGCTATTACATGCCTGCATCCTAGCGCAGGCGAATTTAGGCCGTGCGAGGTAAGGGTAGGCAATCATCTACCACCGCCGTGGTGGGAAGTGCCGGCGCATATGCAAATGTTCACCAATGAAGTGAACTTCATGTGGAACAGCAGCGGCCCTATTGGGCTAGCCGCTTATGTACTGTGGAAGCTGAATTATATCCATCCATTTATCAATGGAAACGGTCGGACAGCGCGCGTTGCCTGCCATTATGTTATTTGTGCAAAGGCAGGCGGCTGGCTACCTGGCACACCTATCTTACCGGAATTGATTACGGCAAATAGACCAGAATATTACGCAGGTCTTAGGGTAGCCGATCAAAGCCTTGCAGCAACCGGCAACGTGGACTTAGCCCCTCTTCACGCCCTACTACAACGCCTTCTCAGTGAACAACTCGCGTCGGCGGAGGCTGGCCCATCTCCGGACGTTAGTGAGGAGCCTCTGCCAGGGGGTGCTTAA
- a CDS encoding GNAT family N-acetyltransferase, translating into MILRRATTADMMRLMTIWEESVRAAYHFLSEGDIDVYRPYLLAGLTGGEVWVSDEGQPTGFCTLIGENMLAMLFVDPDYQRRGIGRALIAHARALKGPLIVEVNEQVEGNVRFYEKCGFKVTGRSETDAAGNPYPIIYMAQ; encoded by the coding sequence TTGATCCTTCGTCGGGCAACCACCGCCGATATGATGCGCCTGATGACCATCTGGGAAGAGTCGGTGCGCGCCGCCTATCACTTCCTGAGTGAGGGCGATATCGACGTTTACCGGCCCTATCTGCTGGCAGGCCTGACCGGCGGCGAGGTGTGGGTGTCGGACGAAGGTCAACCCACCGGCTTCTGCACCCTGATCGGCGAAAATATGCTGGCCATGCTGTTCGTCGATCCTGACTATCAGCGCCGCGGTATCGGACGCGCTCTGATCGCCCATGCCCGCGCGCTGAAGGGCCCGCTGATCGTCGAGGTCAACGAACAGGTCGAGGGCAATGTCCGGTTCTACGAAAAGTGCGGGTTCAAAGTGACCGGGCGGTCGGAGACGGACGCGGCAGGCAATCCCTATCCGATCATCTATATGGCGCAGTAG
- the moaB gene encoding molybdenum cofactor biosynthesis protein B has translation MQLTEKEKSYLGAGRIDFERPFKPVNIAVLTVSDSRTRDTDTSGDLLDARIAAAGHHVAARELVRDDKDHIRTVIANWVESGNVDAIISTGGTGITGRDITPEAVEPMFDKRIEGFSTIFHMVSFQTVGLSTLQSRALAGIIRGVFVFCLPGSNGACKDGWDKVIRWQLDSRHGPCNMVELMPRLLEK, from the coding sequence ATGCAGCTTACGGAAAAAGAAAAATCATACCTCGGCGCGGGGCGCATCGACTTCGAGCGTCCGTTCAAGCCTGTCAATATCGCCGTCCTCACCGTGTCCGACAGCCGCACGCGCGACACCGACACCTCAGGCGACCTGCTGGATGCGCGCATCGCCGCCGCCGGTCATCATGTGGCGGCGCGCGAACTGGTGCGCGACGACAAGGACCATATCCGCACGGTTATCGCCAACTGGGTCGAGTCCGGTAATGTCGATGCCATCATCTCGACCGGCGGCACCGGCATCACCGGCCGCGACATCACCCCCGAAGCCGTCGAGCCGATGTTCGACAAACGCATCGAAGGCTTTTCGACCATTTTCCACATGGTCAGCTTTCAGACGGTCGGCCTGTCGACCCTGCAATCGCGGGCGCTGGCGGGAATCATCCGCGGCGTCTTCGTCTTCTGCCTGCCGGGCTCGAACGGCGCCTGCAAGGACGGCTGGGACAAGGTCATTCGCTGGCAGCTCGATTCGCGACACGGCCCCTGCAACATGGTCGAACTGATGCCCCGGTTGTTAGAGAAATGA
- the pseI gene encoding pseudaminic acid synthase has protein sequence MTPKNAPEISIAGRKIGTAHSPYIICELSGNHNGSLDRALALVDAAADTGCDAIKLQTYTADTITLKSDRLEFRINGGLWDGRTLYDLYDEAHTPWDWHPALFERAAKRDVTMFSSPFDDTAVDFLDGLGAPAFKIASFELIDLPLVAYAASKGKPLIMSTGMANLSEIEAAVAIARQHGTGEIVLLHCVSEYPARIEDANVRVVPDLGAKFGCPSGLSDHTFGTAASVASIALGGCVIEKHFTLARADGGPDSGFSLEPDEFTALVRDCKDAWAALGRVHYDLVGSERTSRTFRRSLYVVADVKAGEAFSKANVRSVRPGLGLPPVRLWDVLGKTAARDIVSGEPLSEDMIG, from the coding sequence ATGACCCCAAAGAATGCTCCCGAAATCTCTATCGCCGGGCGCAAGATCGGTACGGCCCACAGCCCCTACATCATCTGCGAATTGTCGGGGAACCATAATGGCTCTCTCGACCGGGCGCTGGCTCTGGTCGATGCGGCGGCCGACACCGGCTGCGACGCCATCAAGCTCCAGACCTATACCGCCGACACCATCACGCTGAAATCCGACCGCCTGGAGTTCCGCATCAATGGCGGGCTGTGGGACGGGCGCACCCTGTACGATCTTTATGACGAAGCCCATACGCCGTGGGACTGGCACCCGGCCCTGTTCGAGCGCGCGGCGAAGCGCGACGTGACGATGTTCTCCTCGCCCTTCGACGATACGGCGGTCGATTTCCTCGATGGCCTCGGCGCGCCGGCGTTCAAGATCGCTTCGTTCGAACTGATCGACCTGCCGCTGGTCGCCTATGCGGCGTCCAAGGGCAAGCCGCTGATCATGTCGACCGGCATGGCCAATCTGTCCGAGATCGAAGCGGCTGTCGCCATCGCGCGCCAGCACGGCACGGGCGAGATCGTGCTGCTGCATTGCGTCAGCGAGTATCCGGCGCGCATCGAAGACGCCAATGTCCGCGTCGTCCCCGATCTGGGGGCGAAGTTCGGCTGTCCGTCGGGCCTGAGCGACCATACGTTCGGCACGGCGGCCTCGGTGGCCTCGATTGCGCTGGGCGGGTGCGTGATCGAAAAGCACTTCACGCTGGCGCGCGCCGATGGCGGCCCGGATTCGGGCTTCTCGCTGGAGCCGGACGAGTTTACGGCGCTGGTTCGCGACTGTAAGGACGCCTGGGCGGCGTTGGGGCGCGTCCATTACGATCTGGTCGGGTCCGAGCGCACCTCGCGCACCTTCCGCCGCTCGCTCTATGTCGTGGCGGACGTCAAGGCGGGGGAAGCGTTCAGCAAGGCCAATGTGCGCTCGGTGCGTCCGGGGCTGGGCCTGCCGCCGGTGCGCCTGTGGGATGTGCTGGGGAAGACGGCGGCGCGCGATATCGTCAGCGGGGAGCCGCTGAGCGAGGATATGATTGGCTGA
- a CDS encoding S9 family peptidase, translating into MPTPRPALPAEAPTPDRVIALSEGALNAPEGQWPDRVYKRVTRAELSAFKAPTSAPARARAIVYGGGGYINLVHDREGVEVALWLNAQGIDAYVLTHRLPGQDDNDGGLWPYDIALSDGISALDYLNDLDPLPLLHIGLSSGGHLAGVMACQPHAQKAKGVLIAYAPINANHRDYKAPAGKPDYPPVEKQAFYDAWPIGIAGEPHGIPQMPVFLAYALHDQIVPVDHALNLIKAMQQTGGDVDAHIFPQAPHGFALRERDGTHDQWPAMAQRWIDKVLGA; encoded by the coding sequence ATGCCGACGCCCCGCCCTGCCCTGCCCGCCGAAGCCCCCACGCCCGACCGCGTCATAGCCCTGTCGGAAGGCGCGCTGAACGCCCCGGAAGGCCAGTGGCCGGACCGCGTCTATAAGCGCGTCACCCGCGCCGAACTGAGCGCGTTCAAGGCCCCAACTTCGGCTCCGGCGCGCGCCCGCGCGATCGTTTATGGCGGCGGCGGCTATATCAACCTCGTCCACGACAGGGAAGGCGTCGAAGTCGCCCTGTGGCTCAATGCACAGGGCATCGACGCCTATGTGCTGACGCACCGCCTGCCGGGTCAGGACGACAATGACGGCGGCCTGTGGCCCTACGACATCGCCCTGAGCGACGGCATCAGCGCGCTGGACTATCTCAACGACCTCGATCCCCTGCCTCTGCTGCATATCGGCCTGTCGTCGGGCGGGCATCTGGCCGGTGTCATGGCCTGCCAGCCGCACGCCCAGAAGGCGAAAGGCGTGCTGATCGCCTATGCGCCGATTAACGCCAACCACCGCGATTATAAGGCGCCGGCGGGAAAGCCCGACTATCCGCCGGTCGAAAAACAGGCCTTCTACGACGCCTGGCCCATCGGCATCGCCGGCGAGCCGCACGGTATTCCGCAGATGCCGGTCTTCCTCGCCTACGCCCTGCACGATCAGATCGTGCCGGTCGATCACGCGCTCAACCTGATCAAGGCCATGCAGCAGACCGGCGGCGACGTCGATGCGCATATCTTCCCGCAGGCCCCGCACGGCTTCGCCCTGCGCGAACGCGACGGCACCCACGATCAATGGCCGGCGATGGCGCAGCGCTGGATCGACAAGGTGCTGGGCGCTTGA
- a CDS encoding alpha/beta hydrolase: protein MKTLMKWIGRLLTALVLLAGLAYAGACGYLYVVQRDKLYITPHAEIRPNVAEVPGIRDIRLKTPDGETLQAWYLPPKPGQPLYLFFGGQGRRLDEQSHRYVEMHKRGEGFLALAYRGFSASTGKPTEDGLFMDGLVAYDWLKRSGYQPEQIVIHGHSLGSGVATYVATQRPARGLILEAPFTAASDIGQERYPYIPVEMLMLDKFANRDRIGFVHMPILIVHGDRDDMIPFAHGERLYALAPQPKTFKRMVGEGHSTLTRAGIYGVYDDWLKTLP from the coding sequence ATGAAAACGCTGATGAAGTGGATCGGACGGCTGCTGACAGCGCTCGTCCTCCTGGCAGGTCTGGCCTATGCCGGTGCGTGCGGCTACCTCTATGTGGTTCAGCGCGACAAGCTTTACATCACACCGCACGCCGAGATACGCCCGAACGTCGCCGAGGTGCCGGGCATTCGCGACATCCGTCTCAAGACACCCGATGGCGAGACGCTTCAGGCCTGGTATCTGCCGCCGAAACCGGGCCAGCCGCTCTATCTGTTTTTCGGCGGTCAGGGCCGCCGGCTGGATGAGCAAAGCCACCGCTATGTCGAGATGCATAAGCGCGGCGAGGGCTTTCTGGCCCTGGCCTATCGCGGCTTTTCGGCCTCTACCGGCAAGCCGACCGAGGACGGCCTGTTTATGGATGGGCTGGTGGCCTATGACTGGTTGAAGAGGTCCGGTTATCAGCCGGAGCAGATCGTCATCCACGGCCATTCGCTGGGTTCAGGCGTAGCAACCTATGTAGCGACGCAGCGCCCGGCGCGCGGCCTGATCCTCGAAGCGCCGTTCACGGCAGCGTCCGATATCGGGCAGGAACGTTACCCCTATATTCCGGTCGAGATGCTGATGCTGGACAAGTTCGCCAATCGCGACCGCATCGGCTTTGTGCACATGCCGATCCTGATCGTACATGGCGACAGGGACGACATGATCCCCTTCGCGCACGGCGAGCGTCTGTATGCGCTGGCCCCGCAACCCAAGACCTTCAAGCGCATGGTGGGTGAAGGCCATTCGACCCTCACCCGCGCGGGTATCTATGGCGTCTATGACGACTGGCTGAAAACCCTGCCCTAA
- the moaA gene encoding GTP 3',8-cyclase MoaA, translating into MSSTPILTDGYNRRISYVRISVTDRCDLRCTYCMSEHQTFLPRRDLLTFEELERLSLFLIDQGVERLRITGGEPLVRKGILDFLKRLGRQVHEGRLKELTLTTNGTLLKDAAPHLAEAGIRRINVSLDSLDPATFRRITRGGDLAKVLDGIAAAQASGLKVKLNTVALQQDNRAHLPDMIRFAHAHGMDISLIETMPLGEEIAGREDQFVSLRDVMSELHSFWDLTPLSDTTGGPARYYQVAETGGRLGLITPLSHNFCDTCNRVRVTCTGQLYMCLGQDDHVDLRSALREDASDASLTAAFANALRHKPKAHDFFIGRFAPTTAYVPRRTMSVTGG; encoded by the coding sequence ATGAGTTCCACACCCATCCTGACCGATGGCTATAACCGCCGCATCTCCTATGTGCGGATTTCGGTGACGGACCGCTGCGACCTGCGCTGCACCTACTGCATGTCGGAACACCAGACCTTTTTGCCGCGCCGCGACCTGCTGACCTTCGAGGAACTGGAGCGGCTGAGCCTGTTCCTCATCGATCAGGGCGTCGAGCGGCTGCGCATCACCGGCGGCGAGCCCCTGGTGCGCAAGGGCATACTCGATTTCCTCAAGCGGCTGGGGCGGCAGGTCCATGAGGGCCGGCTGAAAGAACTGACCCTGACCACCAACGGCACGCTGCTGAAAGACGCCGCGCCGCATCTGGCCGAGGCCGGCATCCGCCGCATCAATGTCTCGCTGGACAGCCTCGATCCCGCCACCTTCCGCCGCATCACGCGCGGCGGCGATCTGGCCAAGGTGCTCGACGGCATCGCGGCGGCACAAGCATCGGGCCTCAAGGTCAAGCTCAATACGGTCGCCCTGCAACAGGACAACCGCGCGCATCTGCCCGACATGATCCGATTCGCCCACGCGCACGGCATGGATATTTCGCTGATCGAGACCATGCCGCTGGGCGAAGAAATCGCGGGCCGCGAGGATCAGTTCGTCTCCTTGCGCGATGTGATGAGCGAACTGCACAGCTTCTGGGACCTCACCCCCCTCAGCGACACCACCGGCGGGCCGGCGCGCTATTACCAGGTGGCCGAAACCGGCGGGCGGCTGGGGCTGATCACGCCGCTGAGCCATAATTTCTGCGACACCTGCAACCGCGTGCGCGTCACCTGCACCGGGCAACTGTACATGTGTCTGGGGCAGGACGATCATGTCGATCTGCGTTCGGCTTTGCGCGAAGACGCCAGCGATGCGTCGCTGACCGCCGCCTTCGCCAACGCCCTGCGACACAAGCCCAAGGCGCACGACTTCTTCATCGGGCGATTCGCCCCTACGACGGCTTACGTACCGCGCCGGACCATGTCGGTGACGGGAGGATAG
- a CDS encoding carboxylesterase/lipase family protein, whose translation MKRRDALAGLSALGLSTFMTPVSSATPKTKAVTVTTTNGPVTGQVKNGTAVFLGLRYGDTTAPPYRFLPPRKPQPWTKPMRADTYGPASPQQSTPDPYGKSEDCLFLNVWTPEAAARNPKSGSRFSDSIARPKEAKTKRPVMVYFHGGAYANGSGSHAEYEGTNLSQRGDVVVVTVNHRLNAFGYLYLARLERLITGQPGPLAFSGNCGQLDLILALEWVRDNIAAFGGDPDSVMVFGQSGGGAKIATLMATPKADGLFHKAATMSGQQVTASGPGNATTRARAFLGALGLKPDAEGLKAVQTLPWEQLVTALKVTDPVLGSGGVYMGPVLDETILFRHPFYPDAAPQSRHIPMIIGNTLNETKGFQGNDPAYSHLTWADLAEKMPPSYRVDIDPWVVIDTYRKLYPQMTPTDVYFAATTAGRSWRGAIIEAEERAKISAKTYVYQANWQSPKDGGKYGAPHAVEIPLVFRNTAVPSAMTTDSEGARRMADLFSDAFIAFARTGSPQTAALPEWTPYSLPKRETMLMDVKPQLANDPRGEERKLFDKVPFVQAGT comes from the coding sequence ATGAAACGCCGTGACGCCCTTGCGGGCCTGTCCGCTCTCGGTTTGTCCACCTTCATGACACCGGTATCATCGGCGACGCCCAAAACGAAGGCCGTGACGGTGACAACCACCAACGGTCCCGTGACGGGGCAGGTGAAGAACGGCACGGCGGTGTTTCTGGGACTGCGTTACGGCGATACCACGGCGCCGCCCTATCGCTTCTTGCCGCCGCGCAAACCGCAACCGTGGACGAAACCGATGCGGGCCGACACATACGGCCCGGCCAGTCCGCAGCAATCGACGCCCGACCCGTATGGCAAGAGCGAGGATTGTTTGTTTCTGAACGTGTGGACACCTGAGGCAGCCGCGCGCAATCCGAAAAGCGGGAGCCGATTTTCGGATTCAATTGCGCGACCAAAGGAAGCGAAAACCAAACGCCCGGTGATGGTCTATTTCCACGGCGGGGCTTATGCCAACGGCTCCGGCTCGCACGCCGAATATGAGGGCACGAACCTGTCGCAGCGCGGCGACGTGGTGGTGGTGACGGTCAACCACCGGCTCAATGCTTTCGGTTATCTCTATCTGGCGCGGCTGGAGCGGCTGATCACCGGTCAGCCGGGGCCGCTGGCCTTTTCGGGCAATTGCGGACAACTCGATCTGATACTGGCGCTCGAATGGGTGCGCGACAATATCGCGGCCTTCGGCGGCGACCCGGACAGCGTCATGGTCTTCGGCCAGTCGGGCGGCGGGGCCAAGATCGCCACCCTGATGGCCACGCCCAAGGCCGACGGCCTGTTCCACAAGGCGGCGACCATGAGCGGGCAGCAGGTCACAGCTTCCGGTCCCGGCAATGCTACGACGCGGGCCAGGGCGTTTCTCGGCGCGCTGGGTTTGAAGCCTGACGCCGAGGGGCTGAAGGCCGTGCAGACCCTGCCGTGGGAACAACTGGTGACGGCGCTCAAAGTCACCGATCCGGTGCTGGGGTCCGGTGGGGTCTATATGGGTCCGGTGCTGGACGAGACGATCCTGTTCCGCCACCCCTTCTATCCCGATGCCGCCCCGCAATCGCGGCACATCCCCATGATCATCGGCAATACGCTGAACGAAACCAAGGGTTTTCAAGGCAATGACCCGGCCTATAGTCATCTGACCTGGGCCGATCTCGCCGAAAAGATGCCACCCTCCTATCGCGTCGATATCGACCCCTGGGTGGTCATCGACACTTACCGCAAGCTCTATCCGCAGATGACGCCGACCGATGTCTATTTCGCCGCTACGACCGCCGGACGGTCATGGCGCGGGGCGATTATCGAGGCCGAGGAACGGGCGAAGATCAGCGCGAAAACCTATGTCTATCAGGCCAACTGGCAGAGCCCCAAGGACGGCGGCAAGTATGGCGCGCCGCACGCGGTCGAAATCCCGCTGGTCTTTCGCAATACCGCCGTGCCGAGCGCCATGACAACGGATTCAGAGGGCGCGCGCCGGATGGCCGACCTGTTCTCGGATGCGTTTATCGCCTTTGCACGGACGGGTTCGCCCCAGACGGCGGCCCTGCCCGAATGGACGCCCTACAGCCTGCCGAAGCGCGAGACGATGCTGATGGATGTGAAGCCGCAACTGGCCAACGATCCGCGCGGCGAAGAGCGCAAGCTGTTCGACAAGGTGCCGTTCGTGCAAGCCGGGACGTGA
- a CDS encoding FdhF/YdeP family oxidoreductase: MNKPTKPPANKTVVGGGARKVLYALKTATRIGLDNTAKALTAKNACKACALGMGGQKGGMTNEAGEFPSVCNKSIQAQSTDIQPGIPPEVIDHSLADLRELDGHELEHLGRLAFPVYKAADSDRYVPVDWEFALDLAARRFAETLPERTVFYSSGRSSNEAGFVLQLLARLYGTNNVNNCSYYCHQATGVGLDATIGTGTATVEMEDLDRCDFILVIGANPSSNHPRLIHKLKGVRDRGGEVVIINPAKEPGLVRFALPKSVRSMVSGGDWIASDYLQPRIGSDLAVLKGLLKAVLEISAQDDRFINDHTEGFAELRADIEAADWGEIETRTGLAREDIRRVAGLYAKAKSAVIAWGMGITHHLNGVDNVEYIANLCLMRGQIGRPGAGLLPLRGHSNVQGIGTIGVKPVLAAEVLDRMEQTLGVTLPREKGLDTMRGMEAAHRGEIDAALIMGGNLYEANPNSRFAEEAFARIGFKLYLTTTLNRGHVYGHDDTEALILPVTARDEEWQPTTQESMFNFVRLSDGGICRLKSVRPETDILCDLARRLLPDSSVDFEAFKQHRTIREAIARIVPGMEDLADIDVAKREFHIRGRVLHAPDFKTPSGRGRFIVRDLPPVQGDLLLTTVRSEGQFNSIIYERTDSYRGMDRMDVMMNAEDMAGLGLSDGEAVVVESAHGVMSGARVRVFDLARGSVMAYYPEANVLTGTAVDPRSRTPSFKATPVRVRKNA, from the coding sequence ATGAACAAACCCACCAAACCCCCAGCTAATAAAACTGTTGTCGGCGGTGGCGCCAGGAAGGTGCTGTACGCGCTGAAGACCGCCACGCGCATAGGTCTCGACAATACGGCCAAGGCGCTGACGGCGAAGAATGCCTGCAAGGCGTGCGCGCTGGGCATGGGCGGGCAGAAGGGCGGCATGACCAACGAGGCGGGGGAATTCCCCTCGGTATGCAACAAGTCGATCCAGGCGCAGTCGACCGACATTCAGCCGGGGATACCGCCGGAGGTGATCGACCACAGTCTGGCGGACCTGCGCGAGCTGGACGGCCACGAACTGGAGCATCTGGGGCGGCTGGCCTTTCCGGTCTACAAGGCAGCCGACAGCGACCGTTACGTGCCGGTGGACTGGGAGTTCGCGCTCGATCTGGCGGCGCGGCGGTTCGCGGAAACGTTGCCTGAGCGCACCGTCTTCTACTCTTCGGGGCGGTCGTCGAACGAGGCGGGCTTCGTGCTGCAACTGCTGGCGCGGCTCTACGGCACCAACAATGTCAACAACTGCTCCTATTATTGCCATCAGGCGACGGGAGTGGGGCTGGATGCGACCATCGGCACCGGCACGGCGACGGTCGAGATGGAGGACCTCGATCGCTGCGACTTTATTCTGGTCATCGGGGCCAATCCGTCGTCGAACCATCCGCGCCTTATCCATAAGCTGAAAGGGGTGAGGGACCGCGGCGGCGAGGTGGTGATCATCAATCCGGCCAAGGAGCCGGGGCTGGTGCGTTTTGCCTTGCCTAAGAGCGTCAGATCGATGGTGTCGGGCGGCGACTGGATCGCGTCGGATTATCTGCAACCGCGCATCGGCTCGGACCTGGCCGTGCTGAAGGGACTGCTCAAGGCGGTGCTGGAAATCAGTGCACAGGACGACAGGTTCATCAACGACCATACCGAAGGTTTTGCCGAACTGCGCGCCGACATAGAGGCGGCGGACTGGGGCGAGATCGAGACGCGCACGGGGCTGGCGCGCGAAGACATCCGGCGGGTGGCGGGGCTCTATGCCAAGGCGAAGTCGGCGGTGATCGCCTGGGGTATGGGGATCACGCACCATCTCAACGGCGTCGATAATGTCGAATATATCGCCAATCTGTGCCTGATGCGCGGGCAGATCGGGCGTCCGGGGGCGGGGCTTTTGCCGTTGCGCGGTCATTCCAACGTGCAGGGCATCGGCACGATCGGCGTCAAGCCGGTGCTGGCCGCCGAGGTGCTGGACCGCATGGAGCAGACGCTGGGCGTTACGCTGCCGCGCGAAAAGGGCCTCGACACCATGCGCGGCATGGAGGCCGCCCATCGCGGCGAGATCGACGCGGCATTGATCATGGGGGGCAACCTGTACGAGGCCAATCCCAACAGCCGGTTTGCCGAAGAGGCCTTTGCGCGTATCGGCTTCAAGCTGTACCTGACGACGACGCTCAATCGTGGCCATGTCTACGGCCACGACGACACCGAAGCGCTGATCCTGCCGGTGACGGCGCGCGACGAGGAGTGGCAGCCGACGACGCAGGAATCGATGTTCAACTTTGTGCGCCTGTCCGACGGCGGCATCTGCCGGCTGAAGTCGGTGCGGCCGGAGACGGACATCCTGTGCGATCTGGCGCGGCGGCTTTTGCCCGATAGTTCGGTCGATTTCGAGGCCTTCAAACAGCACCGCACCATCCGCGAAGCCATTGCCCGCATCGTGCCGGGAATGGAGGACCTCGCCGATATCGACGTGGCCAAACGCGAATTCCATATCCGCGGTCGCGTCCTGCACGCGCCGGACTTCAAAACGCCGTCTGGCCGGGGCCGCTTCATCGTGCGCGACCTGCCGCCGGTGCAGGGCGACCTGCTGCTGACCACGGTGCGCTCGGAAGGGCAGTTCAACTCGATCATCTATGAGCGCACCGACAGCTATCGCGGCATGGACCGGATGGACGTGATGATGAATGCCGAGGACATGGCCGGTCTGGGTTTGAGCGACGGTGAGGCGGTGGTGGTGGAATCCGCCCACGGCGTGATGAGCGGCGCACGGGTGCGGGTGTTCGATCTGGCGCGTGGTTCGGTCATGGCCTACTACCCGGAGGCCAATGTGCTGACCGGCACGGCGGTCGATCCGCGCAGCCGCACCCCGTCGTTCAAGGCCACGCCTGTGCGGGTGCGAAAAAACGCCTGA